The genomic stretch CCCCCTTTTTACTGATAAAGACCGCGATCCCCTACCCCCGAATCTGTATAAGATTATCTTTATGATAAATAATGAATGAGTGTTCAGTCAATAATTAAATTCCTGCTGTTCGGGCACACTACCTTTACTACGGAAAGGAGTGCCGGTATGAAGGTATTTATCGTGATTATGATCATTGTCGTTATTTTCTTTGCCTTGATTCTGCTTGATATCTTCATGGGCCGTGCCGGATACAGAAAAAAGGCGTACGAGCCTGTTTTTTCAAAAAAGAAGAGTGACATCGAATTGATCCACTGCGGCGCTGATCTCGTTGAGCGGATGATGAATGATATTCGCCAGGCCGCCTCTTCTGTTCACATGATGTTTTTTATTATGAAAAATGATGAGGTCAGCCACAATATGTATACCTTGCTGAAAACAAAAGCCCAAGCTGGCGTATCCGTTTATTTGCTTCTGGATTGGGCGGGCTGCCGGGCAATTAAAAAAACGGCGCTTCAGACGATGAAAAATGCCGGCGTCCATGTCCATGTGATGAATCGTCCCCGTTTTCCTTTTTTCTTTTTTCACATGCAAAAACGGAATCACCGGAAGATTACGGTGATAGACGGAAAAATCGGTTATATCGGCGGGTTTAATATCGCCGAAGAATATCTTGGAAAGAAGGCGAAGTTCGGCAATTGGGAGGATTATCATCTGCGCATGATCGGAGAAGGCGTACATGATCTTCAAACGCTTTTTGCTTCTGATCTAAAACGAAATACCGGAATCGAACTGGGTTCGGATGTTTGGCCAAAGCTTCAGCAAGGGACTATTTCTCACAAGATCTATGCGACCGACGGTTATTCCCTTGAAAACATATACTTGGCCAACATTGCCCAAGCGAAGAATCGCCTTACGGTTTGCACGCCTTATTACATTCCATCAAAACCGCTTCAAGAGGCCCTTATTAACGCAAGAAAAAACGGCGTATCCGTGAGAATCATTGTACCGATGAAATCAGACCATCCGCTGGTACGAGAAGCGGCTTTTACGTATTATTCGGAGCTCTTGGATGCCGGCTGTCTTATTTATCGTTATTATCAAGGGTTTTATCATGTAAAAGCCCTCATCATAGACGACCATCTCAGCATTATCGGAACAGCCAACTTCGATAAACGGAGCCTGTTCTTAAATGAAGAGGTGAATGTTGAAATTGATGACGAAGCGTTTACAAGTGAAGTCTATGCCACAATTGAGGAGGATATGAAAAAGTCGGAGCTGCTGACGATGGAGGATTTCAGCAAGCGCACATTCAGGCAGCGCCCGGCGGAATGGCTCGGCAGGGCATTATCTTATTTCTTATAAAGGAGAGTTCCTATGATTTTCAGATTCGGGTTCGTTTCAAATGCGATGAGCCTTTGGGATGCGTCTCCCGCTAAAACATTGACATTCGCGCGTTATTCAAAGCTTTCAAAGACTGAAAGAAAAGAAGCGCTTCTGACTGTGACAAAAGCCAATTTGCGCAATACGATGAGAACCCTTCACTATATCATCGGCCACGGCATTCCTTTGTACCGTTTTTCCAGTTCGATTGTGCCGCTGGCTACGCATCCCGACGTGATGTGGGATTTTGTAACACCGTTTCAAAAAGAGTTTCGGGAGATTGGAGAGCTTGTTAAAACCCATCAACTGCGAACAAGCTTTCATCCAAATCAATTCACTCTGTTTACGAGCCCGAAGGAATCCGTCACAAAAAATGCGGTAACAGATATGGCGTATCACTACCGCATGCTTGAGGCCATGGGCATTGCTGATCGCTCCGTTATCAACATTCATATTGGCGGCGCTTACGGAAATAAAGACACCGCCACTGCACAATTTCATCAAAATATAAAACAGCTGCCGCAGGAGATCAAAGAGCGGATGACACTTGAAAATGATGATAAAACATATACAACGGAAGAAACGCTTCAGGTCTGTGAGCAGGAGGATGTTCCGTTTGTCTTTGACTTTCATCATTTTTACGCCAATCCAGACGATCACGCCGACCTGAATGTAGCACTGCCCCGCATGATCAAAACGTGGGAGCGGATCGGCCTTCAGCCAAAGGTTCACTTGTCTTCCCCAAAATCGGAGCAAGCGATACGCAGCCACGCCGATTATGTTGACGCCAACTTTTTGCTGCCACTGTTGGAACGCTTTAGGCAATGGGGAACTAATATTGATTTCATGATTGAAGCAAAGCAGAAAGACAAGGCGCTTCTCCGCTTGATGGATGAATTAAGCTCCATCCGCGGTGTCAAACGCATCGGGGGCGGTGCGCTGCAATGGAAGTCATAAATGTGCAAAAATAGGTTTACGACTTGTCAGCTTTGGGAACTTAGGCTATATAAGACAACAATCGATGGAGGAGAAAGATCATGAAAAATATCAAGTCTCTGAAAGTAGCCGCACAGGCCTTTACTTTAAGAAATTTGATTCATCTTTATAAAATGTGCCATTCCGGAAGCCACGAGGTTTATATTTATTCAAAGAAAACGATGTGCAAAATCAAAAGCTTAATTGAGCTTGAAACGTTCCGCATGGCTCATAATGAAAAGGAATATCTGATCGTAGTTGAAGGAACAAAAGCATCACAGCTCATTGAAAAATTCCAAAATCTCATCGAGCCTGCTGAGAGAGAAGCGCTCTAACTTACATACAAAAAAGGATAGACATCTGTCTATCCTTTTTCTTATGCTCTTACATAATGGAGCTGAACCGCTTGTCCAAATTGTTTTGTCCCTTTTAACCGCAGTTTTGTTTCATTTGTTAGTTCGTGAAACAGCGGGATGCCGCTTCCTAAAACGACGGGAATAACAGTGATGATGAATTCGTCGATGGCATCTTCTTTCATAAAGTCATTCACAAGCTCTGCCCCGCCAGCTATCCAGATGTTTGAGCCTTTTTCCTGTTTCAAACGGGCAGTGAAGGCTCTGGCTCCCTCATTGATAAACGTCACATGTTCATCTTGATAACTGTCGGGCGATCCTGTAAAAACATAGCAGGTTTTATCCTGATACGGGAAAACCGGTGTTAGCACTTTAACGTGCTCATATGTGCTCCGCCCTAAAATGACTGTATCAACAGTCTGATAAAAATCACTGTAGCCGTTGTCACCTTCACCTTCAAATTCATCCAGCCAATCGATGCTTCCATCTTCTTTTGCGATCATCCCGTCCAATGAAACAGCAATGTACAGCACAGTTTTTCTTTCCATGTTCTCCTCCTATCGATGCACCATTTGCCCGAATTGCGCTTGATGCAGCCTGCTGTATAGGCCTCCGGCTTCGATCAGGTCTTGATGACGGCCTTGTTCTTCAATACCGTTGTTTGTGACGACTACAATTCTGTCCGCGTCTTTGATTGTTGCCAGCCTGTGGGCGATGACAAGCGTCGTGCGCCCCTCAGACAACTCTTGAAGCGCCTTTTGGATCGCCGCTTCCGTCTCTGTATCAAGGGCTGAGGTGGCTTCGTCGAGAATCAAGATCGACGGATTTTTCAAGAACATCCTTGCAATTGACAGACGCTGTTTTTGCCCGCCGGAAAGCTTCACGCCGCGTTCGCCAATCATAGTATCCAACCCATCGGGCATGTTATGGACGAGCTCTTCCAGATGCGCCTGCTTCACAGCTTGCCAAATGTCTTCTTCTGATGCGCCTAGTCGGCCGTAGGCGATATTTTCTCTAAGCGTGCCCGAGAATAAGAAAACGTCCTGCTGCACGACGCCAATCTGCCCGCGCAACGAAGAAAGCGTCATGTCTTTTATACTGATGCCGTCAATCGTAATGTCGCCCTCCGATGCTTCATAAAAACGCGGAAGCAGACTGCAAAGCGTTGATTTCCCAGCACCTGACGGACCGACGAACGCCACCGTTTCCCCCGCTTGAATGGATAGGTTGATGTCATTGAGGACATTGTGATGGTCATCATAGCCA from Bacillus subtilis subsp. subtilis str. 168 encodes the following:
- the uvsE gene encoding UV DNA damage repair endonuclease (Evidence 1a: Function from experimental evidences in the studied strain; PubMedId: 8614629, 22961846; Product type e: enzyme); amino-acid sequence: MIFRFGFVSNAMSLWDASPAKTLTFARYSKLSKTERKEALLTVTKANLRNTMRTLHYIIGHGIPLYRFSSSIVPLATHPDVMWDFVTPFQKEFREIGELVKTHQLRTSFHPNQFTLFTSPKESVTKNAVTDMAYHYRMLEAMGIADRSVINIHIGGAYGNKDTATAQFHQNIKQLPQEIKERMTLENDDKTYTTEETLQVCEQEDVPFVFDFHHFYANPDDHADLNVALPRMIKTWERIGLQPKVHLSSPKSEQAIRSHADYVDANFLLPLLERFRQWGTNIDFMIEAKQKDKALLRLMDELSSIRGVKRIGGGALQWKS
- the ywjB gene encoding putative oxidoreductase (Evidence 3: Putative function from multiple computational evidences; PubMedId: 12354229, 27795321; Product type e: enzyme), with translation MERKTVLYIAVSLDGMIAKEDGSIDWLDEFEGEGDNGYSDFYQTVDTVILGRSTYEHVKVLTPVFPYQDKTCYVFTGSPDSYQDEHVTFINEGARAFTARLKQEKGSNIWIAGGAELVNDFMKEDAIDEFIITVIPVVLGSGIPLFHELTNETKLRLKGTKQFGQAVQLHYVRA
- the clsB gene encoding minor cardiolipin synthetase (phospholipase D family) (Evidence 1a: Function from experimental evidences in the studied strain; PubMedId: 14973018, 16514141, 18820022; Product type e: enzyme) — its product is MKVFIVIMIIVVIFFALILLDIFMGRAGYRKKAYEPVFSKKKSDIELIHCGADLVERMMNDIRQAASSVHMMFFIMKNDEVSHNMYTLLKTKAQAGVSVYLLLDWAGCRAIKKTALQTMKNAGVHVHVMNRPRFPFFFFHMQKRNHRKITVIDGKIGYIGGFNIAEEYLGKKAKFGNWEDYHLRMIGEGVHDLQTLFASDLKRNTGIELGSDVWPKLQQGTISHKIYATDGYSLENIYLANIAQAKNRLTVCTPYYIPSKPLQEALINARKNGVSVRIIVPMKSDHPLVREAAFTYYSELLDAGCLIYRYYQGFYHVKALIIDDHLSIIGTANFDKRSLFLNEEVNVEIDDEAFTSEVYATIEEDMKKSELLTMEDFSKRTFRQRPAEWLGRALSYFL
- the ywjC gene encoding hypothetical protein (Evidence 4: Unknown function but conserved in other organisms), translated to MKNIKSLKVAAQAFTLRNLIHLYKMCHSGSHEVYIYSKKTMCKIKSLIELETFRMAHNEKEYLIVVEGTKASQLIEKFQNLIEPAEREAL